In Gossypium arboreum isolate Shixiya-1 chromosome 5, ASM2569848v2, whole genome shotgun sequence, a single genomic region encodes these proteins:
- the LOC108452208 gene encoding zinc transporter 2 has protein sequence MAIISTTAKFKSTSLFIILLLLQFSITKGHGGDDHDENNGDHTNLHDKGLILVKTWCLIILLVTTFAGGVSPYFFRWDESFLLLGTQFAGGVFLATALIHFLSDSNETFGDLTTKTYPFAFMLASVGYLLTMLGDCIIVSVTSSSKREVRVQVQVQVEEGRTADDEHSKDVGMDSNNPVFFKTSSFGDTLLLILALCFHSIFEGIAIGVAGTKGDAWRNLWTISLHKIFAAIAMGIALLRMIPKRPFLLTCGYSFAFAVSSPIGVGIGIAIDATTQGHVADWIYAISMGLACGVFIYVAINHLIAKGFKPQAKCYIDTPSFKFLAVLLGVAVIAVVMIWD, from the exons ATGGCTATAATTTCCACCACCGCAAAATTTAAGTCAACATCCTTGTTTATTATTCTTCTTCTCTTGCAGTTCTCCATAACGAAAGGTCATGGTGGAGACGATCACGACGAGAACAACGGCGACCATACAAACTTGCATGACAAAGGCTTAATCTTGGTGAAAACATGGTGTTTGATCATTCTTTTAGTAACCACTTTTGCAGGTGGAGTCTCCCCTTATTTCTTTCGATGGGACGAAAGTTTCCTCCTCTTAGGCACACAGTTTGCCGGTGGGGTTTTCCTGGCCACCGCCTTGATCCATTTCTTGAGCGATTCTAATGAAACTTTCGGTGATCTCACAACCAAAACCTACCCTTTCGCCTTCATGTTGGCATCGGTGGGGTATCTTCTCACCATGCTTGGTGATTGCATAATCGTTAGTGTTACATCGAGTAGTAAAAGAGAAGTTAGGGTGCAAGTGCAAGTGCAAGTGGAAGAAGGTAGGACAGCTGATGACGAGCATTCCAAAGATGTGGGAATGGATTCGAATAATCCAGTTTTCTTTAAGACATCGTCTTTTGGGGATACGTTACTCCTTATTCTCGCCTTGTGTTTTCACTCAATTTTCGAGGGCATTGCCATTGGTGTTGCAG gTACTAAGGGAGATGCATGGAGGAATCTTTGGACAATTTCACTGCACAAGATTTTTGCAGCCATTGCTATGGGGATTGCACTGCTGAGGATGATACCAAAGCGGCCGTTTTTGTTAACCTGTGGTTACTCTTTCGCCTTTGCAGTTTCTAGTCCCATAGGTGTAGGGATTGGCATCGCCATTGATGCCACAACGCAAGGTCATGTTGCTGACTGGATTTACGCAATCTCAATGGGACTTGCTTGTGGGGTTTTCATTTATGTTGCCATCAATCATCTCATCGCCAAGGGCtttaaaccacaagctaaatgTTACATTGACACTCCTTCCTTCAAGTTTCTTGCTGTACTTCTTGGAGTTGCTGTTATAGCAGTTGTTATGATCTGGGACTGA
- the LOC108453013 gene encoding transcription factor PCL1-like isoform X3, whose product MGGEVKIGVFEANGRDDEAIATATDAVVDEEDDVNERVLEWEMGLPNSDDLTPLSQLLVPPELASVFSISPEPRRTALDVNRASQDTLSSLRSTGAHSSTTNNNNNNNNNNNFRSFDDPMVVESEGDGSGSGSGSDPKKMRMMEIAEEADSAVRTAENSDDPSGKTVKRQRLVWTPQLHKRFVDVVAHLGIKNAVPKTIMQLMNVEGLTRENVASHLQKYRLYLKRMQGLSNEGPSASDQLFASTPVPQSMHANGAGVGGGGGIGVGGGSVNSNGHVGMTLPMAYGASMIPMPMPMYGPVHQGGNHHPQNGYEANSYGMMQQRD is encoded by the coding sequence ATGGGAGGAGAAGTGAAGATTGGTGTATTTGAAGCTAACGGCCGAGACGATGAAGCCATCGCAACAGCCACAGACGCCGTCGTTGACGAAGAGGATGATGTTAACGAAAGAGTTCTTGAATGGGAGATGGGATTGCCTAACTCCGATGATTTAACTCCGTTATCTCAATTGTTAGTACCACCGGAGCTCGCCTCCGTTTTCAGCATCTCTCCGGAGCCTCGTCGGACCGCTCTTGACGTTAACCGTGCTTCTCAGGATACCCTCTCCTCCCTCCGCTCCACCGGAGCCCACTCTTCCActactaataacaataacaacaacaacaataataacaaTTTCCGTTCTTTTGATGATCCGATGGTAGTTGAATCGGAAGGGGACGGCTCGGGTTCGGGTTCCGGGTCGGACCCGAAGAAAATGAGGATGATGGAGATTGCAGAGGAGGCGGATTCAGCGGTTAGGACGGCGGAGAATTCGGACGACCCATCAGGGAAGACAGTGAAACGACAGCGTTTGGTGTGGACACCGCAACTGCATAAGAGATTCGTGGATGTGGTGGCCCATTTAGGGATAAAAAACGCGGTTCCCAAAACAATCATGCAGTTAATGAACGTAGAAGGCTTGACCCGCGAGAACGTGGCCAGTCATTTGCAAAAATATCGTCTTTACTTGAAAAGAATGCAAGGATTAAGCAACGAAGGCCCATCAGCTTCCGATCAGCTGTTTGCATCAACGCCGGTGCCGCAGAGTATGCATGCGAATGGAGCCGGCGTCGGAGGAGGAGGAGGAATTGGTGTCGGTGGTGGTAGCGTGAATAGTAATGGGCATGTCGGAATGACTCTACCGATGGCTTATGGGGCATCAATGATTCCAATGCCGATGCCGATGTATGGACCTGTTCATCAAGGAGGAAATCATCATCCTCAGAATGGATACGAAGCCAATTCGTATGGGATGATGCAGCAGAGAGATTG
- the LOC108453012 gene encoding pumilio homolog 2-like isoform X2 has translation MLSELGRRPMLGSGEGSFGDDLEAEMGLLLREQRSKQDADDLERELNLYRSGSAPPTVEGSLSAVGGLFGGGATIAAGTAAGTGATAFSAFAGAKNGNGFASEEELRSDPAYHSYYYSNVNLNPRLPPPLLSKEDWKFAQRLKGGSSVIGGIGDRRKVNRADNGSGRSLFSMPPGFDSRKLENEIEAEKVHNSANWGGDGLIGLSGIGLGSKQKSLAENFQADLGHSTPVTRIPSRPSSRNAFDENCENFGSAESDLAHLRHELASVDALRSSVSVQGSSAVHITGPPSSYTYAAAVGTSLSRSTTPDPQLVARAPSPCLTPIGGGRVGNSDKRNLNSPSTFGGVSSGVSESADLVVALSGMTLSSNGAPDEDNRLPSQTEQDAENSQNYLFSLQDGQNYIKQQAYLKKSESGHLDMPLAKNNRRAEFQKSAASSNNSYLKGSPTSTLNGGGSLPAQYQHGDGAKSSFPNYGISGFSLNPGLASMMASQLGTGNLPAGSTIPVPGMDSRVFGGDLGSGQNISSAASESLNLGRIGSQIAGNALQAPFVDPMYLQYLRTSDYPAAQLPAFNDPCMDRNFLGDSYMNLLELQKAYFGSLLSPQKSQYGVPLGTKSGGSNIHGFYGNSTFGAGMSYPGSPLANTFIPNSPVGLGSPIRHTDLNMRFPSGTRNLPGGVTGTWHLDAGYNLDESFASSLLEEFKSNKTKCFELSEISGHVVEFSADQYGSRFIQQKLETATPEEKNMVYEEIMPQALALMTDVFGNYVIQKFFEHGLPAQRRELACKLLGHVLSLSLQMYGCRVIQKAIEVVDLDQKINMVHELDGSVIRCVRDQNGNHVIQKCIECVPEENIQFIVSTFFDQVVTLSTHPYGCRVIQRILEHCEDQKTQSKVMDEILRSVSLLAQDQYGNYVVQHVLEHGKPHERSIIIKELAGKIVQMSQQKFASNVVEKCLTFGGPAERQLLVNEMLGSTDENEPLQAMMKDQFANYVVQKVLETCDDQQRELILSRIKVHLNALKKYTYGKHIVARVEKLVAAGERRIAAQSVHPS, from the exons ATGCTATCTGAATTGGGTAGGAGACCAATGTTAGGAAGTGGCGAAGGATCATTTGGGGATGATTTGGAGGCGGAGATGGGGCTATTGCTCCGTGAACAGCGTAGTAAGCAAGACGCTGATGATCTCGAACGAGAGCTGAATTTGTATAGAAGTGGCTCTGCACCTCCTACCGTGGAGGGTTCACTGAGTGCAGTCGGCGGGTTGTTTGGGGGTGGAGCCACTATCGCTGCTGGTACTGCTGCTGGTACTGGGGCTACTGCTTTTTCAGCTTTTGCTGGAGCTAAAAATGGAAATGGTTTTGCATCTGAGGAAGAGCTTAGGTCTGATCCAGCTTATCATTCATACTATTACTCAAATGTGAATCTCAACCCGAGGCTCCCACCTCCTTTGCTTTCCAAGGAGGATTGGAAGTTTGCACAAAGGTTGAAAGGAGGGAGTTCAGTGATAGGGGGGATTGGAGATAGGAGGAAAGTGAATAGGGCTGATAATGGTAGCGGTAGGTCGCTGTTTTCGATGCCACCAGGGTTTGATTCCAGGAAACTAGAGAATGAAATAGAAGCAGAGAAAGTGCATAACTCAGCAAACTGGGGTGGTGATGGACTGATTGGTTTGTCTGGTATAGGACTTGGAAGCAAACAGAAAAGCCTCGCTGAAAATTTTCAG GCTGATTTGGGACACTCTACTCCTGTCACAAGAATACCGTCTCGTCCTTCTAGTCGTAATGCTTTTGATGAGAACTGCGAGAATTTTGGTTCTGCTGAATCTGATCTGGCTCATTTGCGCCATGAACTAGCTTCTGTGGATGCTTTAAGGTCAAGTGTGAGTGTTCAAGGTTCATCTGCAGTCCATATCACCGGGCCACCTTCTTCTTACACTTATGCTGCTGCAGTAGGCACTTCCTTGTCTAGGAGTACAACTCCTGATCCCCAACTTGTTGCAAGGGCTCCTAGTCCTTGTTTGACACCAATTGGAGGAGGCAGAGTCGGTAACTCAGACAAAAGAAACTTAAATAGTCCAAGCACGTTTGGTGGTGTCTCATCTGGTGTCAGTGAGTCTGCAGATCTGGTTGTTGCTTTGTCAGGCATGACCCTGTCATCAAATGGTGCACCAGATGAAGATAATAGGTTACCATCCCAGACTGAACAAGATGCTGAAAATAGCCAAAATTATTTGTTCAGTTTGCAAGATGGTCAGAATTATATCAAACAGCAGGCATACTTGAAGAAGTCTGAATCTGGCCATTTAGATATGCCTTTGGCTAAGAATAATAGGCGAGCTGAGTTCCAGAAATCTGCTGCCTCCTCAAACAATTCTTACTTGAAAGGATCTCCTACTTCCACTCTCAATGGCGGAGGCAGCTTACCTGCTCAGTATCAGCATGGTGATGGTGCAAAGTCATCATTTCCAAACTATGGAATAAGTGGTTTCTCTTTAAATCCTGGTTTAGCCTCTATGATGGCTAGCCAACTTGGGACTGGTAATCTGCCAGCTGGATCAACTATACCAGTCCCTGGGATGGACTCAAGAGTGTTTGGGGGAGATTTGGGTTCTGGACAGAACATTTCAAGTGCTGCATCTGAGTCGCTTAATCTGGGGAGAATTGGAAGCCAAATAGCTGGGAATGCTCTGCAGGCACCTTTTGTTGATCCTATGTATCTTCAGTATTTGAGGACATCTGATTATCCTGCAGCACAGCTTCCAGCTTTTAATGATCCCTGTATGGATAGGAACTTCCTAGGTGATTCCTACATGAACTTGCTTGAGCTGCAGAAGGCATACTTCGGGTCTCTGCTATCACCACAGAAATCTCAGTATGGTGTTCCATTGGGAACAAAATCTGGTGGTTCTAATATTCATGGTTTTTATGGAAATTCCACCTTTGGAGCTGGCATGTCATATCCTGGAAGTCCCTTAGCAAATACGTTTATTCCAAACTCTCCAGTTGGACTTGGTAGTCCTATCAGACACACTGACCTGAATATGCGATTTCCTTCTGGGACGAGGAATCTTCCTGGGGGTGTCACGGGAACCTGGCATTTGGATGCAGGATATAACCTGGATGAGAGCTTTGCCTCCTCCCTACTTGAAGAGTTTAAGAGCAATAAAACAAAGTGTTTTGAGCTTTCAGAAATTTCTGGTCATGTTGTTGAGTTCAG TGCGGATCAGTATGGAAGCCGTTTTATTCAGCAAAAACTTGAAACTGCTACACCTGAAGAGAAAAATATGGTTTATGAGGAAATCATGCCTCAAGCTCTTGCTTTGATGACTGATGTGTTTGGTAATTATGTCATTCAAAAG TTTTTTGAGCATGGACTTCCAGCTCAGAGAAGAGAACTTGCTTGCAAGCTTTTAGGTCATGTTTTATCACTCAGTCTTCAAATGTATGGTTGCCGAGTGATTCAGAAG GCCATAGAGGTTGTTGATCTGGATCAGAAGATTAACATGGTGCATGAGCTTGATGGTAGTGTTATACGTTGTGTACGAGACCAGAACGGCAACCATGTCATCCAGAAATGTATCGAATGTGTTCCTGAGGAAAACATTCAATTTATAGTCTCAACATTTTTTGATCAAGTTGTGACACTTTCCACTCATCCTTATGGGTGCCGAGTTATACAG AGAATATTGGAGCACTGCGAGGACCAAAAGACACAGAGTAAGGTTATGGATGAGATTTTAAGATCTGTTAGCCTGTTGGCCCAAGACCAGTATGGCAATTACGTTGTCCAG CATGTGCTGGAGCATGGAAAACCTCATGAACGGTCAATTATCATTAAGGAGCTAGCTGGAAAGATTGTCCAGATGAGTCAGCAGAAGTTTGCATCTAATGTTGTCGAGAAGTGCTTAACTTTTGGTGGCCCTGCTGAACGTCAGTTATTGGTGAATGAAATGCTTGGTTCTACTGATGAGAATGAGCCTCTTCAG GCAATGATGAAGGATCAGTTTGCAAACTACGTTGTACAGAAAGTACTGGAGACTTGTGATGACCAGCAACGCGAGCTGATTCTTTCTCGAATTAAGGTCCATTTAAACGCATTGAAGAAGTACACATATGGGAAGCATATTGTTGCGCGTGTAGAGAAACTTGTTGCTGCTGGAG AGAGGAGAATTGCTGCTCAGTCTGTGCACCCTTCTTAA
- the LOC108452103 gene encoding small polypeptide DEVIL 13-like — translation MDEKWKLSKKEASGTHCSSSSKFSLPRSFSTKSISSKSPLLRSSSQKNSCSSSSSSSSSKCALPRSYSQKTSISRKCSSLAKEQKARFYIMRRCVAMLVCWHKHGDS, via the coding sequence ATGGATGAGAAGTGGAAGCTATCTAAGAAGGAAGCTTCGGGTACCCATTGTTCAAGTTCTTCAAAGTTCTCACTTCCAAGGAGTTTTTCAACAAAGAGTATTTCTTCCAAGTCTCCTCTTCTTAGGAGTTCTTCACAGAAGAACTCATGTTCCTCttcatcatcttcatcatcatcTAAATGTGCACTACCAAGAAGTTATTCACAAAAGACTTCCATTTCCCGTAAATGCAGTAGCTTAGCCAAGGAGCAGAAGGCAAGGTTCTACATTATGAGGCGGTGTGTTGCCATGCTTGTTTGCTGGCATAAACATGGAGATTCTTGA
- the LOC108453013 gene encoding transcription factor PCL1-like isoform X1 has product MGGEVKIGVFEANGRDDEAIATATDAVVDEEDDVNERVLEWEMGLPNSDDLTPLSQLLVPPELASVFSISPEPRRTALDVNRASQDTLSSLRSTGAHSSTTNNNNNNNNNNNFRSFDDPMVVESEGDGSGSGSGSDPKKMRMMEIAEEADSAVRTAENSDDPSGKTVKRQRLVWTPQLHKRFVDVVAHLGIKNAVPKTIMQLMNVEGLTRENVASHLQKYRLYLKRMQGLSNEGPSASDQLFASTPVPQSMHANGAGVGGGGGIGVGGGSVNSNGHVGMTLPMAYGASMIPMPMPMYGPVHQGGNHHPQNGYEANSYGMMQQRDWRLCLSSYTAWCQTRIAEGAHVDPPLLLE; this is encoded by the exons ATGGGAGGAGAAGTGAAGATTGGTGTATTTGAAGCTAACGGCCGAGACGATGAAGCCATCGCAACAGCCACAGACGCCGTCGTTGACGAAGAGGATGATGTTAACGAAAGAGTTCTTGAATGGGAGATGGGATTGCCTAACTCCGATGATTTAACTCCGTTATCTCAATTGTTAGTACCACCGGAGCTCGCCTCCGTTTTCAGCATCTCTCCGGAGCCTCGTCGGACCGCTCTTGACGTTAACCGTGCTTCTCAGGATACCCTCTCCTCCCTCCGCTCCACCGGAGCCCACTCTTCCActactaataacaataacaacaacaacaataataacaaTTTCCGTTCTTTTGATGATCCGATGGTAGTTGAATCGGAAGGGGACGGCTCGGGTTCGGGTTCCGGGTCGGACCCGAAGAAAATGAGGATGATGGAGATTGCAGAGGAGGCGGATTCAGCGGTTAGGACGGCGGAGAATTCGGACGACCCATCAGGGAAGACAGTGAAACGACAGCGTTTGGTGTGGACACCGCAACTGCATAAGAGATTCGTGGATGTGGTGGCCCATTTAGGGATAAAAAACGCGGTTCCCAAAACAATCATGCAGTTAATGAACGTAGAAGGCTTGACCCGCGAGAACGTGGCCAGTCATTTGCAAAAATATCGTCTTTACTTGAAAAGAATGCAAGGATTAAGCAACGAAGGCCCATCAGCTTCCGATCAGCTGTTTGCATCAACGCCGGTGCCGCAGAGTATGCATGCGAATGGAGCCGGCGTCGGAGGAGGAGGAGGAATTGGTGTCGGTGGTGGTAGCGTGAATAGTAATGGGCATGTCGGAATGACTCTACCGATGGCTTATGGGGCATCAATGATTCCAATGCCGATGCCGATGTATGGACCTGTTCATCAAGGAGGAAATCATCATCCTCAGAATGGATACGAAGCCAATTCGTATGGGATGATGCAGCAGAGAGATTG GAGGTTGTGTTTATCCAGTTATACAGCTTGGTGCCAAACAAGGATAGCGGAAGGAGCACATGTTGATCCGCCGCTTTTGCTGGAGTAG
- the LOC108453012 gene encoding pumilio homolog 2-like isoform X1: protein MSSRNLRMLSELGRRPMLGSGEGSFGDDLEAEMGLLLREQRSKQDADDLERELNLYRSGSAPPTVEGSLSAVGGLFGGGATIAAGTAAGTGATAFSAFAGAKNGNGFASEEELRSDPAYHSYYYSNVNLNPRLPPPLLSKEDWKFAQRLKGGSSVIGGIGDRRKVNRADNGSGRSLFSMPPGFDSRKLENEIEAEKVHNSANWGGDGLIGLSGIGLGSKQKSLAENFQADLGHSTPVTRIPSRPSSRNAFDENCENFGSAESDLAHLRHELASVDALRSSVSVQGSSAVHITGPPSSYTYAAAVGTSLSRSTTPDPQLVARAPSPCLTPIGGGRVGNSDKRNLNSPSTFGGVSSGVSESADLVVALSGMTLSSNGAPDEDNRLPSQTEQDAENSQNYLFSLQDGQNYIKQQAYLKKSESGHLDMPLAKNNRRAEFQKSAASSNNSYLKGSPTSTLNGGGSLPAQYQHGDGAKSSFPNYGISGFSLNPGLASMMASQLGTGNLPAGSTIPVPGMDSRVFGGDLGSGQNISSAASESLNLGRIGSQIAGNALQAPFVDPMYLQYLRTSDYPAAQLPAFNDPCMDRNFLGDSYMNLLELQKAYFGSLLSPQKSQYGVPLGTKSGGSNIHGFYGNSTFGAGMSYPGSPLANTFIPNSPVGLGSPIRHTDLNMRFPSGTRNLPGGVTGTWHLDAGYNLDESFASSLLEEFKSNKTKCFELSEISGHVVEFSADQYGSRFIQQKLETATPEEKNMVYEEIMPQALALMTDVFGNYVIQKFFEHGLPAQRRELACKLLGHVLSLSLQMYGCRVIQKAIEVVDLDQKINMVHELDGSVIRCVRDQNGNHVIQKCIECVPEENIQFIVSTFFDQVVTLSTHPYGCRVIQRILEHCEDQKTQSKVMDEILRSVSLLAQDQYGNYVVQHVLEHGKPHERSIIIKELAGKIVQMSQQKFASNVVEKCLTFGGPAERQLLVNEMLGSTDENEPLQAMMKDQFANYVVQKVLETCDDQQRELILSRIKVHLNALKKYTYGKHIVARVEKLVAAGERRIAAQSVHPS from the exons ATGAGTTCAAG GAATTTGAGAATGCTATCTGAATTGGGTAGGAGACCAATGTTAGGAAGTGGCGAAGGATCATTTGGGGATGATTTGGAGGCGGAGATGGGGCTATTGCTCCGTGAACAGCGTAGTAAGCAAGACGCTGATGATCTCGAACGAGAGCTGAATTTGTATAGAAGTGGCTCTGCACCTCCTACCGTGGAGGGTTCACTGAGTGCAGTCGGCGGGTTGTTTGGGGGTGGAGCCACTATCGCTGCTGGTACTGCTGCTGGTACTGGGGCTACTGCTTTTTCAGCTTTTGCTGGAGCTAAAAATGGAAATGGTTTTGCATCTGAGGAAGAGCTTAGGTCTGATCCAGCTTATCATTCATACTATTACTCAAATGTGAATCTCAACCCGAGGCTCCCACCTCCTTTGCTTTCCAAGGAGGATTGGAAGTTTGCACAAAGGTTGAAAGGAGGGAGTTCAGTGATAGGGGGGATTGGAGATAGGAGGAAAGTGAATAGGGCTGATAATGGTAGCGGTAGGTCGCTGTTTTCGATGCCACCAGGGTTTGATTCCAGGAAACTAGAGAATGAAATAGAAGCAGAGAAAGTGCATAACTCAGCAAACTGGGGTGGTGATGGACTGATTGGTTTGTCTGGTATAGGACTTGGAAGCAAACAGAAAAGCCTCGCTGAAAATTTTCAG GCTGATTTGGGACACTCTACTCCTGTCACAAGAATACCGTCTCGTCCTTCTAGTCGTAATGCTTTTGATGAGAACTGCGAGAATTTTGGTTCTGCTGAATCTGATCTGGCTCATTTGCGCCATGAACTAGCTTCTGTGGATGCTTTAAGGTCAAGTGTGAGTGTTCAAGGTTCATCTGCAGTCCATATCACCGGGCCACCTTCTTCTTACACTTATGCTGCTGCAGTAGGCACTTCCTTGTCTAGGAGTACAACTCCTGATCCCCAACTTGTTGCAAGGGCTCCTAGTCCTTGTTTGACACCAATTGGAGGAGGCAGAGTCGGTAACTCAGACAAAAGAAACTTAAATAGTCCAAGCACGTTTGGTGGTGTCTCATCTGGTGTCAGTGAGTCTGCAGATCTGGTTGTTGCTTTGTCAGGCATGACCCTGTCATCAAATGGTGCACCAGATGAAGATAATAGGTTACCATCCCAGACTGAACAAGATGCTGAAAATAGCCAAAATTATTTGTTCAGTTTGCAAGATGGTCAGAATTATATCAAACAGCAGGCATACTTGAAGAAGTCTGAATCTGGCCATTTAGATATGCCTTTGGCTAAGAATAATAGGCGAGCTGAGTTCCAGAAATCTGCTGCCTCCTCAAACAATTCTTACTTGAAAGGATCTCCTACTTCCACTCTCAATGGCGGAGGCAGCTTACCTGCTCAGTATCAGCATGGTGATGGTGCAAAGTCATCATTTCCAAACTATGGAATAAGTGGTTTCTCTTTAAATCCTGGTTTAGCCTCTATGATGGCTAGCCAACTTGGGACTGGTAATCTGCCAGCTGGATCAACTATACCAGTCCCTGGGATGGACTCAAGAGTGTTTGGGGGAGATTTGGGTTCTGGACAGAACATTTCAAGTGCTGCATCTGAGTCGCTTAATCTGGGGAGAATTGGAAGCCAAATAGCTGGGAATGCTCTGCAGGCACCTTTTGTTGATCCTATGTATCTTCAGTATTTGAGGACATCTGATTATCCTGCAGCACAGCTTCCAGCTTTTAATGATCCCTGTATGGATAGGAACTTCCTAGGTGATTCCTACATGAACTTGCTTGAGCTGCAGAAGGCATACTTCGGGTCTCTGCTATCACCACAGAAATCTCAGTATGGTGTTCCATTGGGAACAAAATCTGGTGGTTCTAATATTCATGGTTTTTATGGAAATTCCACCTTTGGAGCTGGCATGTCATATCCTGGAAGTCCCTTAGCAAATACGTTTATTCCAAACTCTCCAGTTGGACTTGGTAGTCCTATCAGACACACTGACCTGAATATGCGATTTCCTTCTGGGACGAGGAATCTTCCTGGGGGTGTCACGGGAACCTGGCATTTGGATGCAGGATATAACCTGGATGAGAGCTTTGCCTCCTCCCTACTTGAAGAGTTTAAGAGCAATAAAACAAAGTGTTTTGAGCTTTCAGAAATTTCTGGTCATGTTGTTGAGTTCAG TGCGGATCAGTATGGAAGCCGTTTTATTCAGCAAAAACTTGAAACTGCTACACCTGAAGAGAAAAATATGGTTTATGAGGAAATCATGCCTCAAGCTCTTGCTTTGATGACTGATGTGTTTGGTAATTATGTCATTCAAAAG TTTTTTGAGCATGGACTTCCAGCTCAGAGAAGAGAACTTGCTTGCAAGCTTTTAGGTCATGTTTTATCACTCAGTCTTCAAATGTATGGTTGCCGAGTGATTCAGAAG GCCATAGAGGTTGTTGATCTGGATCAGAAGATTAACATGGTGCATGAGCTTGATGGTAGTGTTATACGTTGTGTACGAGACCAGAACGGCAACCATGTCATCCAGAAATGTATCGAATGTGTTCCTGAGGAAAACATTCAATTTATAGTCTCAACATTTTTTGATCAAGTTGTGACACTTTCCACTCATCCTTATGGGTGCCGAGTTATACAG AGAATATTGGAGCACTGCGAGGACCAAAAGACACAGAGTAAGGTTATGGATGAGATTTTAAGATCTGTTAGCCTGTTGGCCCAAGACCAGTATGGCAATTACGTTGTCCAG CATGTGCTGGAGCATGGAAAACCTCATGAACGGTCAATTATCATTAAGGAGCTAGCTGGAAAGATTGTCCAGATGAGTCAGCAGAAGTTTGCATCTAATGTTGTCGAGAAGTGCTTAACTTTTGGTGGCCCTGCTGAACGTCAGTTATTGGTGAATGAAATGCTTGGTTCTACTGATGAGAATGAGCCTCTTCAG GCAATGATGAAGGATCAGTTTGCAAACTACGTTGTACAGAAAGTACTGGAGACTTGTGATGACCAGCAACGCGAGCTGATTCTTTCTCGAATTAAGGTCCATTTAAACGCATTGAAGAAGTACACATATGGGAAGCATATTGTTGCGCGTGTAGAGAAACTTGTTGCTGCTGGAG AGAGGAGAATTGCTGCTCAGTCTGTGCACCCTTCTTAA
- the LOC108453013 gene encoding transcription factor PCL1-like isoform X2 produces MGGEVKIGVFEANGRDDEAIATATDAVVDEEDDVNERVLEWEMGLPNSDDLTPLSQLLVPPELASVFSISPEPRRTALDVNRASQDTLSSLRSTGAHSSTTNNNNNNNNNNNFRSFDDPMVVESEGDGSGSGSGSDPKKMRMMEIAEEADSAVRTAENSDDPSGKTVKRQRLVWTPQLHKRFVDVVAHLGIKNAVPKTIMQLMNVEGLTRENVASHLQKYRLYLKRMQGLSNEGPSASDQLFASTPVPQSMHANGAGVGGGGGIGVGGGSVNSNGHVGMTLPMAYGASMIPMPMPMYGPVHQGGNHHPQNGYEANSYGMMQQRDWSVVSYPHHIAPREKLN; encoded by the coding sequence ATGGGAGGAGAAGTGAAGATTGGTGTATTTGAAGCTAACGGCCGAGACGATGAAGCCATCGCAACAGCCACAGACGCCGTCGTTGACGAAGAGGATGATGTTAACGAAAGAGTTCTTGAATGGGAGATGGGATTGCCTAACTCCGATGATTTAACTCCGTTATCTCAATTGTTAGTACCACCGGAGCTCGCCTCCGTTTTCAGCATCTCTCCGGAGCCTCGTCGGACCGCTCTTGACGTTAACCGTGCTTCTCAGGATACCCTCTCCTCCCTCCGCTCCACCGGAGCCCACTCTTCCActactaataacaataacaacaacaacaataataacaaTTTCCGTTCTTTTGATGATCCGATGGTAGTTGAATCGGAAGGGGACGGCTCGGGTTCGGGTTCCGGGTCGGACCCGAAGAAAATGAGGATGATGGAGATTGCAGAGGAGGCGGATTCAGCGGTTAGGACGGCGGAGAATTCGGACGACCCATCAGGGAAGACAGTGAAACGACAGCGTTTGGTGTGGACACCGCAACTGCATAAGAGATTCGTGGATGTGGTGGCCCATTTAGGGATAAAAAACGCGGTTCCCAAAACAATCATGCAGTTAATGAACGTAGAAGGCTTGACCCGCGAGAACGTGGCCAGTCATTTGCAAAAATATCGTCTTTACTTGAAAAGAATGCAAGGATTAAGCAACGAAGGCCCATCAGCTTCCGATCAGCTGTTTGCATCAACGCCGGTGCCGCAGAGTATGCATGCGAATGGAGCCGGCGTCGGAGGAGGAGGAGGAATTGGTGTCGGTGGTGGTAGCGTGAATAGTAATGGGCATGTCGGAATGACTCTACCGATGGCTTATGGGGCATCAATGATTCCAATGCCGATGCCGATGTATGGACCTGTTCATCAAGGAGGAAATCATCATCCTCAGAATGGATACGAAGCCAATTCGTATGGGATGATGCAGCAGAGAGATTGGTCAGTAGTGTCGTATCCCCATCATATAGCTCCCCGTGAAAAGTTAAATTAG